Genomic DNA from Dehalogenimonas lykanthroporepellens BL-DC-9:
CCGACGGCGGCAAAACCTTCACCACCATGTCATCCCTGAACAGCTACGAAGTCATCAACGCCATGGATGTAGCCAAGGTCGGCGGGGCTTACAAGGTCATCGTCGGCACGTCATTCAACGGCTCTACATCCCATAAGATGGCCTCTGTTCCTTATGAACTTTCCTCCGGCAACGTCTATATGATGGACGAGGCCGAATTCTTCAACACCCTGGTGCCGGTAGGCACACCGGATTTCGCCACCGCCAATCCGGGGGCGCGGGTCATCGATATAGAGCTGTCTCCTAATTTCGCCGCTGACCGGGGCATCGTGGTGCTGTCGACCGGGGACGATATATACCAATCCAATAAGTTCGGCGCTTCCTATTCCACCGTCCGGGTTTCCTATAACGTCGGCGGCGGCTCCTGGGGGGCGACTCCCGGCGTGGATATAGAAATTGCGAGCATTGAAAAATCCTATATCAACCTGGGGCTTTTCGGCCAGCTGGCCCTGCCGTCCGGGTTTGCCATAACCAACCCGAGCTACTATGTCGGGGTGGGCAATTCCTCCCATGACGGCGGCGTCTACCGGGTAATGAACGGCGAGGCCGTGCTAATAAGCGAAGAGATGCCGGTGGGCAGCCTGGACGTGGCCGGCACTTTCACCACCGCCCGGCTGATTGCCGGTACCGCTGACGGTAAAGTTTACACCAGCCTGAACTTTGGGCAGGTGTGGACCCAGGGTCAGAAGCTGACCGGCGACGGGCCGGCCGAGGTGCTGTTCCGCGGCGACTTCGCTTCTTCCGGCACCGCCTACGCGCTGACTACGCCACAGATGGCCGGCTCACCCTATGATGAGGCTGGTTTCCACCTTTCGGTGGACAAGGGTGTCAACTGGAACGGCCTGAGCCTGCTTAATTCAACCATCTACACCATAGACGAGGTGGCCTTTGCTGACAACGGCGATATCTTCATGATTACCTCTACGGTAGCGCCATTCACGTCGCATCGCATGGGTGAGGAGCTAAATTATGGCAACCGCTCCCTGTGGCGCTACTCCGGCGGCAACTGGGAGCGGGTGCTGGGCAACATGGAGCCCAATTACCTGACCAAGCTGGAACTGTCGCCCAATTACGCCTCTGACGGCGGTGTCTTCTTCATCGACGGCACTGATAACGACACTACCGGCGGCGTCATCGTCGGCTCCACTAACCGGGGCCAGACCTTTGAGGCGCAGGTTGTGCCGCCGTTCGCCGGCAGTCCCGTCTGCTCCTATGAGGTCATCGACCTGAATACCTTTGTGGTGGGCACTACCGACGGCCGGTTCGCCCGCACCACCAACGGCGGTTTCTTCTGGGATGTCACCAACATCACGGAGATGACCGGCGATATCGCCGCCATCGTCCGCTCCACCGACGGCTCCACCCTGGCGGCTATCGACTCCAACGGCCGGGTGACCCGCTCCACCGACCTGGGCGTGACCTGGTCAGCGTCGCCGGAAGCGGCTTTGCCGGGGGCTTCGGCTCCGGTATCCATCACCTTTGAATATGGTTCCAATTCCAAGATCTGGGCTACCAGCTATAACAGCGGCGTTTTTGCCATGAATCTGACCGCCGCTACGCCTTCATGGGGCGACCGCTTTGATGACGGCGGCGACGCGCCGCTGTTTGATTCACCGAATTCCGTACCCAATACGGTCGACCAGGGCGTCGGCATTGCCTCCGGCATCGCTGTCGGCGGCGACTATGTCATCTATGCCATGGACGCCGATGCCGAACTCAGCCGTATTATGGCCGATGCTTCCCGCGCCGGTAAGATCTCGCCCTCTGATGACTTTACCGGGGCCAATAAGCTCTACATCCAGCCGCAGGCCGGGGCCAACAAACTGTGGACTATCGGCGACGGCAATGAGCTTTATACCTATACCGACCACCTGGCGGTGGCGGTGACCGGTGTCAGCATCGGTGCCTTCGACACCGGTTCGGCCACCGTTACCTGGGCGGCCATACCGAGTGCCGACACTTACGGGGTGGCCATAGTTGCCGGTTCAGAGGCCGCCAGTGACGTATATACGGCCGTGCTGGCCGCAAATGACCTGTGGAAGACACCTCATACACTTTCACCGGCCTGAATTCCAATACGGTGTATTCGGTGAGCGTCTGGGCGGTGGCCCCGGTGACCTCGTTCGTGGGCACTACCTCGTTTGCCACTCAACCGAGCGCGCCGGGACAGACCGACCCGAACCTGGCGCCGCCGCCGGCGGCTCAGAACGTGCCGACCAATCCGACCTTCCAGTGGTCGCCCATACCGGGGGCTACCGGTTACGTCATCGAAGTCGGCACCGACCCGAACTTCACCAATCCGCAGAAGTTCTCCAGCCCCATCGCCGCTTTCGCCTGGCCGGCCGACCCGCTGGACAACGGCGCGGTGTATTACTGGCGTGTGGCGGCGCAGACGGCCACCGGGCAGTCCGACTGGGTGACCGGTGTGTTCACCACCGCGACTGCGGCTCAGCCGCAGGCGACGGTGACGCAGACCTCCCAGCCGGGGGTCACGCTGACGCAGTTGGGCGAGGTTGATGAGGCAGTACCGACCTATATCTGGGTGATTATCGGCATCGGCGGTATATTGACCATCCTGGTGGTGGTGCTTATCGTCCGGACACGGGCGGTGGTTTAGCTTAAGCTATCAGCTTTCAGCAATCAGCTGTCAGCTTCAGAGGGAGCCTCCAGAAATGGGGGCTCCCTCTTTTTATTGCCTGACGTCAGCTTTCAGCCATCAGCCATCAGCTTTCAGTTAACGATGAAATGGATCCCCGGCTTTCGCGTAGGATGACAGTACTTCTCTGTCATTACCCGCCCCTCTATGTCATTACCCGCGGAAGCGGGTAATCCATCGTCATAAAAGCAATAACAGCCAGACTTCATTCGTGGATCCCCGGCTTTCGCCGAGGATGACAGTACTTTTCTGTCATTACCCGCCCCCTTCTGTCATTACCCGCCCCCTTCTGTCATTACCCGCCCCCTTCTGTCATTACCCGCTCCTCTCTGTCATTACCCGCTCCTCTCTGTCATTACCCGCGAAAGCGGGTAATCCATAACACCCCTGACACGTGGATCCCACGCTTTCGCGTAGGATGAAAGTACTTCTCTGTCATTACCCGCCCCTCTATGTCATTACCCGCGGAAGCGGGTAATCCATCGTCATAAAAGCAATAACAGCCAGACTTCATTCGTGGATCCCACGCTTTCGCGTAGGATGACACAGAGGGAACCGAAGATTACAGGAGGCCCGCGGGGCGGCCATGGCCGCCCCCTACAACGCTATATACGTTTCGCAGGGGCGAGGCATGCCTCGCCCGTCCGGTTAACATAGCTGAACACCGAATAATGAAAACTTGCCCCCTGTTGACAACTAGTATCATATACGATACTATATCCAACGTGACCAAAGCCGAAAAACTGGAGCGGAGAATACGGGAAAACCCGGAAAATACGGCTCTGGAAGACCTGGAATCGGTGATAAACAGGTACGGAAAAATCGTGTTCGGCGGTAACCATCCCAAAGCCGTCATCGGCGGGCATGTCTTTCCATACAAAAGAGAAAACCCGGTGAAAGCTCATTATGTGGAAAAGATACTGGAGATGATAGATGAACTCAAGGGAGAAGATTCCGTTTCGGAAAAATGAATACTGATCTGGATCGGGGGTGAAAAATGGTTGTTACAAGAATCAAAAAGCAGGGCGACAAGTTGGGGCGTGATGTCGATTACTACATGAATCTGCCTTATACCATGAAGGTGAAGTATCGGCCGGAGCAAGGAGGGTATTACGTTGCCGGGTACGTGGAACTGCCTGATTTGACTATGACCGGGGAAAGCCCTGAAGAGGCGGTGCGGGAACTGCTGGCGGAGAAGGCTGACTGGTTCAAGACCAGTCTTGATGAAGGCATAGATATTCCTTTGCCGGTGGAACCCCGCAAATACAGCGGTAAGATCATGGTACGCATTCCGCCGTCGCTACATGAGTCCCTGATTGAGATTGCGGACGCTGAGGGAGTCAGTTTGAATCAGGTTATGGTGTCTGCGCTTTCCCGGTCGGTAGGGCGCAAGGAAGCCGGACAGAAACCGTAAAGAAGGTAGAAAACCGAAATAGCTTTCAGCCATCAGCTATCAGCAGTCAGCGGGGGCACCGGGATTGCTTCGGCATAGCCTCGCAAGGACGCACTCTAACATCGTCACTGCGAGCGGCCGGAGGACGCGAAGCAGTCCCGGTACCCCGTTTCGGTCATTTGGTATTGGATATTTTGTTCCCCACGTCACTTCGTTCCTCGGGACGGCTCCGCCGGTTTGTTATTTGTGATTTGGTACCTGGGATTTCCCGCCGAAGCCGGGTGGCTGACAGCTACCCGCTTTATGCTGTATAATCACCCGGTTATTGTTTGTTGACCTCGCCCGGCGTAAGCGGGCACGGGTCTGGCGTCGCCGTTATCACCCGGCGTCTTGCTCATACCGTCAGCTTCTGGTATATTAACGCGGATTTTACGACTCTGGACAGGATTTGAACTGGGAACAGATAATACTCAATTCAGCGGTTACCGGCAGTCTGTATCTGATTGCGGCTGTCGGGCTGACGCTTTTATACGGGCTGGTCAAGTTCCCCAATTTCGCCCACGCCGAATTCATGGCCGTGGGCGGTTTTCTGGGCTACTTCATCGCCGAACAGCTCGGCTGGCCTCTGCCGGTGGCCTATCCGGTGGCCTTTCTGGGCGCCGGCATCGTCGGTTTCCTGAGTTACCGCGGCGTCTTCAAGCCGCTGGCGGATAAAGCCGGCACCACCATCATTCATCTGATGGTGGCCTCCATGGCCCTGGGCTTCATCCTGCGCCATACCACCGGTGAAATCTGGGGCTTTTCCTCCCTCACCTTCGGCATCATCTGGCCCATCTATGAAATCGGTTCCCTTCGCATCAGCCTCCACTGGATAATCATTATCGTTACCGCAATCGCTGTGGGCGTGGGCATGCATTACCTGCTGACCCGCACCAAAATCGGCAAGGCCATCCGGGCCACCGCCTCCAACCCCCGCCTGGCGCTGGCCGCCGGCATCGATACTACCCGGGTGCTGATGATAACCTGGTTTCTGTCAGCCGGCCTGGCCGGCATCGCCGGGCTGTTCCGGGCGGTGGAAACCCGGATTACGCCCTATGTCGGCTGGGACATCATCCTGCCGACCTTTGCCGTGGTGGTACTGGGCGGCATCGGCAGTTTTTACGGCGCCATGGTCGCCGCTTTCGCCATCGGCTTGATGGAGAACATCGGCGTCGTTCTGCTGTCCGAAATCGGCCTGTCCACCCAGTATCGCATGGCTATTCCCTTCATCGTCCTGATAATCGTACTTATTTTCCGGCCCCAGGGGCTGGCGAAAGCGTTTAAGGGTAACTGATGGACCCGTTACTGGTATACGCGCTGAACGCTCTGGTTTACATCGGCATCTTTGCCATTGTAGCCAAGTCGCTCAATGCCGAATACGGCTACACCGGCCTGGCCAACTTCGGCAAGGTGGCCTTCTTCATGATCGGCGCTTACAGCTACGCCATCCTCATCGATGTCGGCGTAATCTGGCCGCTGGCGCTGGTGCTGGCCGGGGCGATTTCATCCCTCTTCGGCCTGCTGATTTCCCTGCCGGCCATCCGGCTCCGTGAAGATTATCTGGCCATCGTTACCCTGACCTTCGGTGAAATACTGCGTATCTTCTTCAAGGCCGAGGACTGGCTGGCCAACGGTGTCTGGGGCATCAACATCCCCTCGGTCTTCGCCGCCGATGATTTTGCTCTCCGGCTGTGGCTCAACCTGGCGCTGGTGGCCGGCGTGCTTCTGCTGTGTTACCTGTTCATGCACTACCTGACCAACTCGCCCTTCGGCCGTATCATGCGCGCCCTGCGGGATGACGAGGTGGCCGCCGATGCCATCGGCAAGAACCGCATCAAGTACAAGTCCATCGTTTTCATGATCGGCTCGGCCATGGCCGGCCTGGGCGGGGCGCTCTTTGCCAATTTCCTGGGCTACATCACCCCGGATTCCTTCCTGCCCATCATCACCTTCACCATCTGGATGATGGTTATGCTGGGCGGTCCGGCCAGTAATGTCGGCGTCATCGTCGGCGCGGCGGCGGTTCAGCTCTTCGAGCGTGGCACCATCATCCTCAAGGACTACATAACTCTGCCCATCGACCCGACCAATCTCCAGAACATCATGTTCGGCGTTATCATCATCCTGATACTGATGTACCGCCCCGGCGGCCTGTTCAAGGAGAGCAAAATCAACACCCTGGGCACAAGGAGGGCCATGCGATGGCTGAATCCCTCCTCGAAATAATGCCTGAGACTTTCTTGAACAAAGCCCGAAACCGGTCAGGTTTTGATATTGGACATTTGAATTTGGTTCCCCACGTCACTTCGTTCCTCGGGACGGCTTCGCCGGTTTGTTATTTGGAGCTTGGAGCTTGGAGCTTGAGGAAAGGAGTGCCATGCGATGGTTGAACCCCTCCTCGAAATAAAAGACCTCAAGAAATACTACGGCGGACTGTGCGCCGTGGCCGGGGTGGACCTGGAAGTCGGGCGCGGGCAGTTTGTCGGCCTGGTGGGGCCCAACGGTTGCGGCAAGACGACTCTGCTGTCCTCTATCTACGGCCTGCGGCCTTCCACTTCCGGCAGTGTCACCTTCGCCGGACGCCGTATCGAAAAAATGATGCCCCACCGGATATATGACCTGGGCATGGCCAACGCCTTCCAGTTCCCGCGGCTGTTCCCGACGATGTCGGTGCTGGACAACATGATAATCGCCGCCCGGAACCAGCCCGGCGACAATGTCTTCAACAGCCTGTTCCGCCGCGGCGCCTGGCACCGGGATGAGGAGCGCCTGGCCATTCGCGCCATGGAACTGCTGGAAATTTTGAATATCTCCCACCTGACCTTTGCCAGGGCGGGCGAGATGTCCGGCGGCCAGCAGAAACTGCTGGAAATCGGCCGGTCGCTGATGTCGGAGCCGGAGCTTCTGCTCCTGGACGAACCGGCGGCGGGCGTCAATCCGGTGCTGGGCAAGCAGATATTCGAGGAACTGGACCGGCTGAAGGCCGAGAAGGGCATGAGTTTTCTGGTCATCGAACACCGGCTGGAACTGCTGATGGCGCATGCTGACTGGGTGTATGTCATGGACCGCGGTCGGGTGGTGCTTCAGGGCAAGCCGGAGCAGGTAGTCAATGACCCGGTCTTCTTCGAGGTTTATATCGGCAGTGCCGCGACGACGGAGGCTTCCGATGAGTGATATTCTGACCGCTGAAAACATCGTCGCCGGCTACGGCGACGTCCATATCGTTCACAACGTATCCGTCCGCCTGGAAGAAGGCGGCAACGTGGCCGTCATCGGGCCCAACGGCTCCGGTAAATCCACCCTCCTGAAAGCCCTGCTGGGTTTCGCTACGCTGTTCGAGGGCCGGGTTACCTTCGACGGGCGGGATGTGACCAATATAACACCGGACAAGACGGTGGCCATGGGCCTGGGTTACGTTTCGCAGACCGACAATGTCTTCGCCAATCTCACCATCCAGGAGAACCTGGAGATGGGCGCCTTCACCCGGCACGACGGCGCCGGCGTCAAGGCCGATATCCAGCGGATGTACGGCATGTTCCCGGAACTGGAGCGGCGCAAGAAGTTTTATGCCGGCAGTCTGTCCGGCGGCGAGCGCCAGATGCTGGCCATCGCCCGGGCGATGATGGCCAACCCGCGGGCGTTACTGCTGGACGAGCCGCTGGCCTCGCTGTCGCACAAGGCGGTGGAGACCATCATCGACAAGCTCCGGCTCATCAATGAGACCGGCACGGCGCTGATGATTATCGAACAGAACACCCGCCGCATTCTGGCCTTCTCCGAGCGCGCCTATGTGCTGGTGACCGGTAAGCTGGCGCTGGAAGGCCCGGCGGCCACCATCCTGGAGAACGAGGACGCCCGCAAACGCTATCTGGGACTGAGCTGAGGTACCGGTATGTACCGTATCAGTGTGGAAAGCCACTTCGATTCTGCCCATTTCCTCCGCGGCTACGGCGGCAAGTGTGAACAGCTTCACGGCCACCGCTACCGGGTAATGGTCAAAGTGGCGGCCGCCGAACTGGATGACACCGGCCTGGCCTGTGATTTCACCGAACTGAAAGCCCTGCTCAAACCGGTGCTGGCACGCTATGACCACACCCTGCTCAATGACGTACCGCCGTTCGATACCATCAACCCTTCCGCGGAAAACATCGCCCGCGTCATCTTTGAGGCGCTGGCGCCGGAGATTACCGGCGTTCAACTGGAATCGGTCACGGTGTGGGAGTCTCCGGAGTCTTCGGCGGAATACCGGCCCGATTAAGAGCGGTCAGCTTTCAGCAGTCAGCCTTCAGCCCCTTTTTTACATTACCTCCCTGGCTTTGTCATTATCGCCCATTTTTGTCATAACCCGCGAAAGCGGGTAATCCATAAACCCTTGACATGTGGATCCCACGCTTTCGCGTAGGATGACAGAGAGTGTGAGCAGAAGATGACAGAGAGTGTGAGCGGTGACCGGCATCTCTCTGTTATTATCGACCCCCTTTCGTCATTACCCCCCCTCTTCTGTCATTACCCGCCTCTTCTGTCATTACCCTCCGCCCCTTTGTCATAACCCGCGAAAGCGGGTAATCCATAAACCCTTGACATGTGGATCCCACGCTTTCGCGTAGGATGACAACACTATTTATGTCGTTACCCTGCCCCTTTCGTCATTACCCCCCCTTCTGTCATTACCCTCCGCCCCTTCTGTCATTACCCTCCGCCCCTTTGTCATTACCCTCCGCCCCTTTGTCATTACCCGCGAAAGCGGGTAATCCATACCCACTCATGAACTTGGATTCTCGGCATATGCCGAGAGTGACACAAGCTGACATCTGAAATCATTAGATATTAGGAATTAAAACGGGAAGGGGCGCCCATCGGGCGCCCCTTCCTTGTATTACCGTGACCTTTATACTATTGGTCGATGAGACGTACCTGCTCGTACTTGAAGCCGGCGCCGTCCTGGACGACTTTCCAGACTTCGAAGGTAGCATTCTGGCGGTCACCGTACTCGTCGAAGGTGATAACACCGGAAACACCGGCATAATCCTGTCCTATTCTTTTTATCTCGGCCGAGATATCGGCGGCGCTGGTGTAACCTACATTGGAGATGGCTTCCAGAACCAGTTTGGTAGCGTCATAGACGGTGTCGTTGTAGGTGCCCGGAGCGCGCTCGAAGCGAGCTTCGTACTGCTGAGCGAAAGTTTCGGCGAGGGCCAGACCTGCCGGAGCGACCGGGTTGGTGCCGATGACGTTATCCCGCATGAACGCGGCGGCGGCGGCATCTTCCAGGGTGCGGTCGGCTTTGACGCCTTCGGAGGTAATCCACTGAGCGGTATCCAGACCGACCTGGGCGGCCTGTTTGAAGACGATTTGAGCGTCATCCTGATAGCCGGCGTGGACGACAACATCCGGGTTTGCCGACTTGAGTCGTTGGAGCTCAGACTGGTAGTCGAGTTTGAGCGGGTCGTATTTAATGTAGGAGACAACTTTGTCGGCGCCGACCAGGCTCTGAACCTCGTTACCGATACCGATGCCGTATTGATTGTCCTGAACGATTATGCCGACTCTCTGGTAGCCTTCATCGGCAATGATTTGAGCCATAGCTCTTCCCTGAAGGGTATCGGAGGGAGCGGTGCGGATGA
This window encodes:
- a CDS encoding hypothetical protein (KEGG: noc:Noc_2744 hypothetical protein), with amino-acid sequence MKTCPLLTTSIIYDTISNVTKAEKLERRIRENPENTALEDLESVINRYGKIVFGGNHPKAVIGGHVFPYKRENPVKAHYVEKILEMIDELKGEDSVSEK
- a CDS encoding HicB family protein (PFAM: HicB family protein~KEGG: HicB family protein), which translates into the protein MVVTRIKKQGDKLGRDVDYYMNLPYTMKVKYRPEQGGYYVAGYVELPDLTMTGESPEEAVRELLAEKADWFKTSLDEGIDIPLPVEPRKYSGKIMVRIPPSLHESLIEIADAEGVSLNQVMVSALSRSVGRKEAGQKP
- a CDS encoding inner-membrane translocator (PFAM: inner-membrane translocator~KEGG: tel:tlr1592 branched-chain amino acid ABC transporter permease protein) — its product is MNWEQIILNSAVTGSLYLIAAVGLTLLYGLVKFPNFAHAEFMAVGGFLGYFIAEQLGWPLPVAYPVAFLGAGIVGFLSYRGVFKPLADKAGTTIIHLMVASMALGFILRHTTGEIWGFSSLTFGIIWPIYEIGSLRISLHWIIIIVTAIAVGVGMHYLLTRTKIGKAIRATASNPRLALAAGIDTTRVLMITWFLSAGLAGIAGLFRAVETRITPYVGWDIILPTFAVVVLGGIGSFYGAMVAAFAIGLMENIGVVLLSEIGLSTQYRMAIPFIVLIIVLIFRPQGLAKAFKGN
- a CDS encoding inner-membrane translocator (PFAM: inner-membrane translocator~KEGG: adg:Adeg_1487 inner-membrane translocator), which encodes MDPLLVYALNALVYIGIFAIVAKSLNAEYGYTGLANFGKVAFFMIGAYSYAILIDVGVIWPLALVLAGAISSLFGLLISLPAIRLREDYLAIVTLTFGEILRIFFKAEDWLANGVWGINIPSVFAADDFALRLWLNLALVAGVLLLCYLFMHYLTNSPFGRIMRALRDDEVAADAIGKNRIKYKSIVFMIGSAMAGLGGALFANFLGYITPDSFLPIITFTIWMMVMLGGPASNVGVIVGAAAVQLFERGTIILKDYITLPIDPTNLQNIMFGVIIILILMYRPGGLFKESKINTLGTRRAMRWLNPSSK
- a CDS encoding ABC transporter related protein (KEGG: adg:Adeg_1488 ABC transporter related protein~PFAM: ABC transporter related~SMART: AAA ATPase), which translates into the protein MVEPLLEIKDLKKYYGGLCAVAGVDLEVGRGQFVGLVGPNGCGKTTLLSSIYGLRPSTSGSVTFAGRRIEKMMPHRIYDLGMANAFQFPRLFPTMSVLDNMIIAARNQPGDNVFNSLFRRGAWHRDEERLAIRAMELLEILNISHLTFARAGEMSGGQQKLLEIGRSLMSEPELLLLDEPAAGVNPVLGKQIFEELDRLKAEKGMSFLVIEHRLELLMAHADWVYVMDRGRVVLQGKPEQVVNDPVFFEVYIGSAATTEASDE
- a CDS encoding ABC transporter related protein (KEGG: iho:Igni_0732 ABC transporter related~PFAM: ABC transporter related~SMART: AAA ATPase); this encodes MSDILTAENIVAGYGDVHIVHNVSVRLEEGGNVAVIGPNGSGKSTLLKALLGFATLFEGRVTFDGRDVTNITPDKTVAMGLGYVSQTDNVFANLTIQENLEMGAFTRHDGAGVKADIQRMYGMFPELERRKKFYAGSLSGGERQMLAIARAMMANPRALLLDEPLASLSHKAVETIIDKLRLINETGTALMIIEQNTRRILAFSERAYVLVTGKLALEGPAATILENEDARKRYLGLS
- a CDS encoding 6-pyruvoyl tetrahydropterin synthase and hypothetical protein (PFAM: 6-pyruvoyl tetrahydropterin synthase and hypothetical protein~KEGG: det:DET1605 6-pyruvoyl tetrahydrobiopterin synthase, putative), with translation MYRISVESHFDSAHFLRGYGGKCEQLHGHRYRVMVKVAAAELDDTGLACDFTELKALLKPVLARYDHTLLNDVPPFDTINPSAENIARVIFEALAPEITGVQLESVTVWESPESSAEYRPD
- a CDS encoding Extracellular ligand-binding receptor (PFAM: Extracellular ligand-binding receptor~KEGG: adg:Adeg_1490 extracellular ligand-binding receptor), producing MFKKVLVLLMSLVMVFSFAACSNDGDTDPTATTPDDITIGVVMDLTGALSGIGGPIRDGIILAVEQINAAGGIDGAEVKLIVEDGKTDPTVGFEAIKKLATVNQVKVIIGPMISGAAMAAGQWAADNGVLLVSPSATSPEIGQQSWRQYFIRTAPSDTLQGRAMAQIIADEGYQRVGIIVQDNQYGIGIGNEVQSLVGADKVVSYIKYDPLKLDYQSELQRLKSANPDVVVHAGYQDDAQIVFKQAAQVGLDTAQWITSEGVKADRTLEDAAAAAFMRDNVIGTNPVAPAGLALAETFAQQYEARFERAPGTYNDTVYDATKLVLEAISNVGYTSAADISAEIKRIGQDYAGVSGVITFDEYGDRQNATFEVWKVVQDGAGFKYEQVRLIDQ